From Candidatus Aminicenantes bacterium, the proteins below share one genomic window:
- the mscL gene encoding large-conductance mechanosensitive channel protein MscL: MGFVKEFKTFAMRGNVMDMAVGIVIGVAFGKIVTSLVNDVIMPPIGLLMGGVDFSHLAITLKAAVGSAPAVTLKYGMLINTVIDFLIVVFAIFLVVKGMNALKRKKGEAPTAPPAPPVQEMLLRDIRDILRSKGEKIL, translated from the coding sequence ATGGGATTCGTCAAGGAATTCAAGACATTCGCCATGCGCGGCAACGTCATGGACATGGCCGTGGGCATCGTCATCGGCGTGGCTTTCGGAAAAATAGTCACCTCGCTGGTCAACGACGTCATCATGCCGCCCATCGGCCTGCTGATGGGCGGCGTCGATTTTTCACACCTGGCCATCACCCTGAAAGCCGCCGTTGGCAGCGCGCCAGCCGTGACCCTGAAATACGGCATGCTGATCAACACCGTTATCGACTTCCTGATCGTGGTTTTCGCCATTTTCCTGGTGGTCAAGGGGATGAACGCCCTGAAGCGGAAAAAGGGAGAGGCTCCAACTGCCCCGCCGGCGCCGCCTGTTCAGGAGATGCTACTGCGAGATATTCGCGATATTTTGAGAAGCAAAGGTGAAAAAATATTGTGA
- a CDS encoding DUF72 domain-containing protein codes for MAALEGIALGPAGWSYADWRGTVYPEPLPAHFNQLAFLAAEFDFVEVNTSFYRIPSPVLTRGWVDKTAACPGFDFWLKLHQSFTHEGKLEKTMIAGFHACLEPLAAAGRLAGVLAQFPYSFKFTPANLAFLVKLSGRFASCPLAVEFRHQSWLEDEVLAVFRENNLVWANIDQPLVSASLPLTALVTGRETAYLRLHGRNAKDWFSGQGRDARYDYYYSAAELGRLAEVVARLKEQAKKVFVSGNNHYKGAAVKNLLQLKEILLKRRQAALGS; via the coding sequence ATGGCAGCGCTTGAGGGGATCGCTCTCGGGCCGGCGGGCTGGAGTTATGCAGACTGGCGGGGCACGGTCTACCCCGAGCCGCTTCCGGCGCATTTCAACCAGCTGGCGTTTTTGGCCGCGGAATTCGATTTTGTCGAGGTTAATACCAGCTTCTACCGCATCCCGTCTCCCGTCCTGACCCGGGGCTGGGTCGACAAGACCGCCGCCTGCCCGGGATTCGACTTCTGGCTCAAGCTGCACCAGTCGTTCACCCACGAGGGCAAGCTGGAGAAAACCATGATCGCGGGCTTTCACGCCTGTCTGGAGCCCCTGGCCGCAGCCGGCAGGCTGGCGGGAGTGCTGGCCCAGTTTCCCTATTCGTTCAAATTCACCCCGGCCAACCTGGCCTTTCTCGTGAAGCTGTCGGGCCGTTTCGCCTCCTGCCCCCTGGCCGTCGAGTTCCGCCACCAGAGCTGGCTCGAAGACGAGGTGCTGGCGGTTTTCCGGGAAAACAACCTGGTCTGGGCCAACATCGACCAGCCGCTGGTATCGGCCTCACTGCCCCTGACCGCCTTGGTTACCGGCAGGGAGACGGCCTATTTGCGGCTGCATGGCCGCAATGCCAAGGATTGGTTTTCCGGCCAGGGCCGTGACGCCCGCTACGATTATTATTACAGCGCTGCCGAGCTGGGCCGCCTGGCTGAGGTCGTGGCCCGCTTGAAAGAGCAGGCAAAAAAGGTCTTCGTCTCGGGCAACAACCATTACAAGGGAGCGGCGGTCAAAAACCTGCTGCAGCTGAAAGAGATCCTGCTCAAGCGCCGGCAAGCGGCGCTGGGCAGTTAA